Proteins encoded in a region of the Thunnus maccoyii chromosome 4, fThuMac1.1, whole genome shotgun sequence genome:
- the LOC121895938 gene encoding membrane-associated guanylate kinase, WW and PDZ domain-containing protein 1 isoform X2 has protein sequence MELPASGGSAGVSSSIHPSYRSSGRPRASSGGDSHAIENGIISSRGGARVRGVMPDHWEQAFSDPGESHYIDHNPKRTSWQSPRASSRETVYKNEWFTDQPGELRGFPVHTHLTKGSRGFGFNIVGGSRPREFLQVYSVTASGPSALKTADILVYINDACVLGVSHKEVVEMLKSVPVGHSVDVEVRRGYPMLYNPDGCPKQPPPRLLDSGEPILPPTTSQPQPLHQLPRLPTPTPQTQHFNFNGVYNDGSYMEPGVTLDANGNATSFATRQPYSYRRSSMSNTASSYSPARPPRSVRSLARLQSLDPTLASQSDSEVVSAIGSHRASMIRNHNNNSLSTPPHPLRYGTSKSSESDLSTCTLSGSRLPLPQSPRRPSSSPVGPRSAHSRLFRPQTSHLRPPPTPDSPHHRGFNGFHGNTSPTASPSSVSSPGAMSVGSGAGGFSGGELVPVALSQCEGDRGLGFSVTAGGPGGSMTIVKRVWDRKQCNSLQPGDAIVKINGADVQSLSFAQVQTVLQEHTKQGEVILLVYRGGIYHSTVSPGSIRRLPPPLLRPPPPPVGSDNSSILPEALPVPRTSISTPPSPLPTRSSLIQSTSFLESIPVTLTMEPKDWINTGLEDEAAGVAEPDSGLERQGVERTQPLRGFEVELRRKPGEGFGFVIASQDVENGKAASLLPHRFVTVRRGSPAAKSGQIRPGDRLEAVEGRSVVTLPHRELAQILRRAGNTLRLTIIPRPSTYSSSLSETTEYDPGHRSRKGQRSRPKRDSRYYSVDLDRGPSGFGFSLRGGSEYNMGLYVLALMEGGPASRSQRMQVSDQLVEINGDSTAGMTHSQAVEQIRRGGHRIHLVLKRGNGYVPDYGREHRITSPSLLHHPKEQGLAAVESAGRRGRSSKQKKRSRSSDGREKRKGTERRRRRRGSWGGERSGIRSPISEPVEEEGRRGERSREAREKRRRRKRETQSLPRDALRSYDDSDAEREKVRGRKKERERGRSRSRSRGRKSRSEERVRRAEDEQPEQEEEQEVPAVEERVEEKVEEVEEEVDVEREESEEDVILPIPNPNQKLPRPKQNWEVKYDENWDMAAEYRELRKVKELEGEGVREQERSWDGNRETELSEDQRDDHAQSSGHVEGPLPSVAAIDVVSQRKPFSFLTSTLSIEQLGDDESESGGSQSDGSVSAASISGLSLAATKTNGRRAVMLPGPWLTPSQQRVAQVLDENRSPGSRTGQGRGRSAVS, from the exons GGTTCACAGACCAGCCTGGAGAGCTCAGGGGTTTCcctgtgcacacacatttgACTAAGGGCTCCAGAGGGTTTGGGTTCAATATTGTGGGGGGCAGCAGGCCAAGAGAGTTCCTCCAGGTGTACAGTGTGACGGCAAGTGGACCCTCGGCACTCAAGACAG CGGACATCCTGGTATACATCAATGACGCCTGTGTGTTGGGAGTGTCTCACAAAGAGGTGGTCGAGATGCTCAAGTCAGTGCCTGTGGGCCACAGTGTGGATGTAGAGGTCAGAAGAGGGTATCCCATGCTCTACAACCCGGACGGTTGTCCCAAGCAGCCCCCGCCAAGGCTACTAGACAGCGGGGAACCCATCCTACCACCCACCACCTCCCAGCCTCAGCCTCTTCACCAGCTACCTCGCCTCCCGACACCGACTCCCCAGACCCAACACTTTAACTTTAACGGGGTCTACAATGACGGGAGCTACATGGAGCCCGGGGTGACTTTAGATGCTAACGGAAATGCCACGTCTTTTGCTACCAGACAGCCATACTCATACAGGCGCTCCAGTATGAGCAACACTGCCTCCTCCTACTCTCCTGCGCGACCACCTCGTTCCGTGAGAAGTTTAGCCAGACTGCAGTCGCTTGACCCGACGCTGGCCAGCCAGAGTGACAGTGAAGTTGTTTCTGCCATCGGTTCACACAG GGCTTCAATGATCCGTAATCACAACAACAACTCCCTCTCAACACCCCCTCATCCGTTACGTTATGGAACGTCCAAGTCATCTGAGAGCGACTTGTCCACCTGCACCCTATCGGGGTCCCGGCTGCCCCTTCCTCAGTCCCCACGGAGGCCCTCGTCCTCCCCCGTCGGCCCCCGGAGCGCTCACTCCCGTCTCTTCAGACCGCAGACATCCCACCTCAGACCTCCTCCGACACCTGACAGCCCCCACCACCGTGGCTTCAACGGTTTCCATGGCAACACCAGCCCCACTGCCAGCCCTAGCAGTGTGTCCTCCCCTGGGGCGATGAGTGTGGGCAGTGGAGCTGGCGGTTTCAGCGGCGGGGAGCTGGTGCCAGTGGCCTTGTCTCAGTGTGAAGGAGACAGAGGTCTCGGCTTCAGCGTGACAGCCGGCGGTCCGGGAGGCAGCATGACAATAGTTAAAAGAGTCTGGGACAGGAAGCAGTGCAACTCCCTACAGCCAGGGGATGCTATTGTCAAAATAAACGGAGCTGATGTCCAGAGTCTCAGTTTTGCACAG GTACAAACTGTTCTCCAGGAGCACACCAAACAGGGAGAAGTCATCTTGTTGGTTTACAGGGGAG GCATCTATCATTCAACCGTCTCCCCCGGCTCTATTCGGAGACTCCCCCCTCCTCTACTtcgccctcctcctccacctgttGGCTCAGACAACTCCTCTATCCTCCCAGAGGCACTACCTGTGCCCCGTACTTCGATCAGCACCCCTCCCTCCCCGCTTCCCACACGTTCCTCGCTGATCCAGAGCACCAGTTTCTTGGAGTCGATTCCAGTGACCCTGACCATGGAGCCCAAAGACTGGATCAACACGGGCCTGGAGGACGAGGCGGCTGGTGTCGCAGAGCCTGATTCAGGTCTGGAAAGGCAGGGTGTTGAACGAACTCAGCCGCTCCGAGGGTTTGAAGTGGAGCTGAGGAGAAAGCCAGGAGAGGGCTTTGGGTTTGTCATTGCCTCTCAGGATGTGGAGAATGGCAAAG CTGCTTCTCTTCTCCCTCACCGATTTGTGACGGTCCGGCGAGGCAGTCCAGCAGCCAAGAGTGGTCAGATCCGCCCTGGAGATCGATTAGAGGCAGTAGAAGGACGCTCAGTGGTGACTCTGCCTCATCGGGAGCTTGCTCAGATCCTCCGCCGAGCGGGAAATACTTTACGCCTCACTATTATCCCCCGTCCTAGTACCT ACTCTTCAAGCCTTTCAGAAACCACTGAGTATGACCCTGGTCACAGAAGCAGaaagggtcagaggtcacgtCCAAAG CGTGACTCCAGGTATTACAGTGTAGACCTGGATCGTGGCCCCTCAGGCTTCGGCTTCAGCCTCCGAGGGGGCAGTGAGTACAACATGGGCCTCTATGTCCTGGCACTGATGGAGGGAGGGCCGGCCTCACGGAGCCAAAGAATGCAG GTGAGCGATCAGCTGGTGGAGATCAATGGGGACAGCACAGCAGGGATGACCCACAGCCAGGCGGTCGAGCAGATCCGCAGAGGAGGCCACCGAATCCACCTGGTGCTCAAGAGAGGAAACGGCTACGTGCCTGACTATG GCCGTGAGCACAGAAtcacctccccctccctcctgcATCACCCCAAGGAGCAGGGTTTGGCTGCAGTAGAGTCCGCTGGGCGGAGGGGGCGCAGCTccaagcagaagaagagaagcagGTCTTCAGATGGAcgagagaaaaggaaaggaacAGAAAGGAGAAGGAGACGACGGGGCTCGTGGGGAGGAGAACGCTCGGGTATACGAAGCCCCATCTCTGAGCCTGTGGAAGAGGAGGGAAGGCGGGGAGAGAGGTCTCGGGAGGCcagggaaaagaggaggaggagaaaaagagaaactcagAGTTTACCCAGAGATGCCCTCAGGAGTTATGATGATAGCGACGCAGAACGAGAGAAGGTGAGGGGAAGGAAGAAGGaaagggagagggggagaagcagaagcagaagcagagggaggaaaagcaggagcgaggagagagtgaggaggGCAGAGGATGAGCAACCTGAGcaagaggaagagcaggaggtACCTGCTGTTGAGGAAAGAGTGGAAGAAAaagtggaggaggtggaggaggaagttgatgtagagagagaagaaagtgaAGAGGATGTTATCCTACCCATTCCGAATCCTAATCAAAAGCTTCCCAGACCCAAACAAAACTGGGAGGTGAAGTATGATGAAAACTGGGACATGGCAGCAGAGTACAGGGAACTGAGGAAAGTGAAGGAGCTGGAAGGTGAAGGTGTGAGGGAGCAGGAGAGGTCATGGGATGGGAATAGAGAGACAGAGTTGAGCGAGGATCAGAGAGACGATCACGCACAGAGTAGCGGGCACGTCGAGGGGCCTTTACCGAGTGTTGCTGCGATAGATGTGGTGTCACAGAGAAAGCCCTTCTCCTTCCTCACCTCCACACTGTCCATAGAGCAGCTCGGGGATGATGAGTCAGAGTCTGGAGGCAGCCAATCTGATGGCAGCGTGTCTGCTGCCAGTATCTCAGGCCTTTCTCTGGCCGCCACAAAAACAAACGGGCGCAGGGCCGTGATGCTGCCAGGCCCATGGCTCACACCCAGCCAGCAGAGGGTGGCTCAGGTCTTAGATGAGAACAGGAGCCCCGGGAGCCGGACAGGgcagggaagaggaagaagcgCTGTCTCTTGA